Proteins encoded in a region of the Drosophila busckii strain San Diego stock center, stock number 13000-0081.31 chromosome 2L, ASM1175060v1, whole genome shotgun sequence genome:
- the LOC108607658 gene encoding zinc finger HIT domain-containing protein 1, translating into MAGRESHRIKDAEKKRVLDEAARQRRARKALEALEQDNFQDDPHADLVMSKKLPKFQDSIKNSKEKKGKRKGAEYFRAKYRKTFQQLLEEDNKQKPNYVSASAPEPKKPVRHFCAVCGNFSIYSCTACGTRYCRIRCLRTHQDTRCLKWTS; encoded by the coding sequence atgGCGGGTCGGGAATCGCATCGCATTAAGGATGCGGAGAAGAAACGTGTGCTGGATGAAGCAGCGAGACAGCGGCGTGCGCGCAAAGCTCTAGAGGCTCTGGAGCAAGATAATTTTCAAGATGATCCACATGCCGATCTTGTGATGTCCAAGAAGCTACCCAAGTTCCAGGATAGCATTAAAAACAGTAAGGAGAAGAAGGGTAAGCGAAAAGGCGCTGAATATTTTCGTGCCAAATATCGCAAAACATTTCAACAACTTCTCGAAGaggacaacaaacaaaaacctAACTATGTGAGTGCCTCAGCTCCAGAGCCCAAGAAACCAGTGCGCCACTTCTGTGCCGTATGCGGCAACTTTTCGATATATTCTTGTACAGCATGCGGCACGCGTTACTGTCGCATACGTTGTCTACGAACTCATCAGGATACCCGCTGTTTAAAATGGACTAGCTAA
- the LOC108607659 gene encoding general transcription factor IIH subunit 5 gives MVNVMKGVLVECDPAMKQFLLHLDEKLAFGRKFIIQDLDESHLFISTDIVEVLQARVDELMDRISFPLHEKDA, from the exons ATGGTAAATGTTATGAAAGGTGTGCTTGTGGAATG TGATCCGGCTATGAAAcagtttttattgcatttggaTGAGAAGCTGGCGTTTGGAAGAAAATTCATCATACAAGATTTGGACGAAagccatttgtttatttcaacaGACATTGTGGAAGTGCTGCAGGCGCGTGTGGATGAGCTAATGGATCGGATCAGTTTCCCGTTGCATGAAAAAGACGCTTAA
- the LOC108598327 gene encoding transmembrane protein 87A isoform X2, whose product MSRIYSAALAWLWLLGISLVAGRSEPGIVNIVIDQDLQPSFESRPLLAGTKIYIKIECMSDAEIPLTINFKLTKYQCLYEGRFLQYLNDNPSLQQNASISQNIQLTTMSAKCTHLIVLRESSERANAGPPELVHPMKQDKHPLSATTKPIANIAEDGIYKIDLSIQSAQPEQKFRASVSIEYLGPHGYISARDWPLLPFYLSMCFVYVVFGIIWLIVSFAQWRDLLRIQFWIGGVILLGMLEKAFFYAEYQTANTTGHPVQHAELVAEFVSCAKRTLARMLVIIMSLGFGIVKPRLGPMLHRVVGVGAIYFILACVEAYMRITKDITERSDLWVAAIPLGVLDTSIIWWIFNSLVQTTRTLRLRRNMVKLTLYKHFTKTLIFAVIASVIFMLFALRLHNTQNCTPGWHDSWLNTAFWHMLFSLLLLVIMILWRPTNNNQRYAFTPLLDNPEDEDEEDEEDQFVADAYGVKMRSTQSNGTAKTPSNSRAATTTEEDDLRWVEEHIPSAMGDSTLPVLDSDEEIINTKFEVSKMQ is encoded by the exons ATGTCGAGGATCTATTCAGCAGCTTTGGCATGGCTGTGGCTGCTAGGCATCAGTCTAGTAGCTGGCAGATCAGAACCGGGCATCGTAAACATTGTAATAGATCAA GACCTGCAACCTAGTTTTGAGTCTAGGCCGCTATTAGCAGGCACCAAAATCTACATTAAGA TTGAGTGCATGTCTGATGCAGAAATACCGCTAACTATCAACTTTAAGCTGACAAAATATCAATGCCTCTATGAGGGACGTTTT CTTCAATATCTGAATGACAATCCAAGTTTGCAGCAAAATGCTAGTATTAGCCAAAATATCCAATTGACAACTATGAGCGCCAAGTGCACACATTTAATTGTTCTGCGTGAAAGCAGTGAAAGGGCAAATGCTGGGCCCCCGGAGCTAGTGCATCCCATGAAGCAAGACAAACATCCACTTTCG GCAACAACCAAGCCCATTGCTAATATCGCTGAGGATGGAATCTATAAAATAGACCTGAGCATTCAGTCCGCGCAGCCTGAACAGAAATTTCGAGCTTCGGTGAGCATAGAATACTTGGGACCGCATGGTTATATCTCGGCCAGGGATTGGCCTTTACTGCCG TTCTATTTGTCCATGTGCTTTGTGTATGTGGTTTTTGGCATCATTTGGCTAATCGTCTCATTTGCACAATGGCGCGACTTACTGCGCATACAGTTTTGGATTGGCGGCGTCATATTGTTGGGTATGTTAGAGAAGGCCTTTTTCTATGCCGAATATCAGACGGCAAACACCACGGGTCATCCGGTGCAACATGCCGAACTGGTAGCTGAATTTGTTTCCTGTGCAAAACGTACACTAGCTCGCATGCTGGTCATAATAATGAGCTTAGGATTTGGTATTGTTAAGCCACGACTGGGACCAATGCTGCATCGCGTTGTGGGCGTTGGCGCAATCTATTTCATACTAGCCTGCGTTGAGGCCTACATGCGCATCACCAAGGATATAACTGAGCGCAGTGATCTATGGGTGGCCGCCATACCGCTAGGTGTACTTGATACATCCATTATTTGGTGGATTTTCAACTCGCTAGTGCAGACGACTCGTACATTACGCTTACGCAG AAATATGGTGAAATTGACGCTGTACAAACACTTTACCAAGACACTAATATTTGCTGTTATTGCTTCGGTTATCTTCATGCTATTCGCCCTTCGTTTGCATAATACTCAAAATTGCACTCCA GGTTGGCATGACAGTTGGCTTAACACAGCCTTTTGGCATATGCTCttctcattgctgctgctggtcatcATGATACTCTGGCGGCCAACAAATAACAATCAGCGTTATGCTTTCACGCCTCTACTAGATAATCCAGAAGACGAAGATGAAGAGG ATGAAGAAGACCAGTTTGTGGCTGATGCCTATGGCGTTAAAATGCGCAGCACACAATCAAATGGTACAGCAAAAACGCCATCCAATTCACGTGCAGCGACTACCACAGAGGAAGATGATTTACGCTGGGTTGAGGAGCATATACCGTCTGCAATGGGTGATTCTACGCTTCCAGTGCTTGACTCGGACGAAGAGATCATTAATACAAAGTTTGAAGTTtcaaaaatgcaataa
- the LOC108598327 gene encoding transmembrane protein 87A isoform X1 — MSRIYSAALAWLWLLGISLVAGRSEPGIVNIVIDQDLQPSFESRPLLAGTKIYIKIECMSDAEIPLTINFKLTKYQCLYEGRFLQYLNDNPSLQQNASISQNIQLTTMSAKCTHLIVLRESSERANAGPPELVHPMKQDKHPLSSLGLQATTKPIANIAEDGIYKIDLSIQSAQPEQKFRASVSIEYLGPHGYISARDWPLLPFYLSMCFVYVVFGIIWLIVSFAQWRDLLRIQFWIGGVILLGMLEKAFFYAEYQTANTTGHPVQHAELVAEFVSCAKRTLARMLVIIMSLGFGIVKPRLGPMLHRVVGVGAIYFILACVEAYMRITKDITERSDLWVAAIPLGVLDTSIIWWIFNSLVQTTRTLRLRRNMVKLTLYKHFTKTLIFAVIASVIFMLFALRLHNTQNCTPGWHDSWLNTAFWHMLFSLLLLVIMILWRPTNNNQRYAFTPLLDNPEDEDEEDEEDQFVADAYGVKMRSTQSNGTAKTPSNSRAATTTEEDDLRWVEEHIPSAMGDSTLPVLDSDEEIINTKFEVSKMQ, encoded by the exons ATGTCGAGGATCTATTCAGCAGCTTTGGCATGGCTGTGGCTGCTAGGCATCAGTCTAGTAGCTGGCAGATCAGAACCGGGCATCGTAAACATTGTAATAGATCAA GACCTGCAACCTAGTTTTGAGTCTAGGCCGCTATTAGCAGGCACCAAAATCTACATTAAGA TTGAGTGCATGTCTGATGCAGAAATACCGCTAACTATCAACTTTAAGCTGACAAAATATCAATGCCTCTATGAGGGACGTTTT CTTCAATATCTGAATGACAATCCAAGTTTGCAGCAAAATGCTAGTATTAGCCAAAATATCCAATTGACAACTATGAGCGCCAAGTGCACACATTTAATTGTTCTGCGTGAAAGCAGTGAAAGGGCAAATGCTGGGCCCCCGGAGCTAGTGCATCCCATGAAGCAAGACAAACATCCACTTTCG tCTTTGGGTTTGCAGGCAACAACCAAGCCCATTGCTAATATCGCTGAGGATGGAATCTATAAAATAGACCTGAGCATTCAGTCCGCGCAGCCTGAACAGAAATTTCGAGCTTCGGTGAGCATAGAATACTTGGGACCGCATGGTTATATCTCGGCCAGGGATTGGCCTTTACTGCCG TTCTATTTGTCCATGTGCTTTGTGTATGTGGTTTTTGGCATCATTTGGCTAATCGTCTCATTTGCACAATGGCGCGACTTACTGCGCATACAGTTTTGGATTGGCGGCGTCATATTGTTGGGTATGTTAGAGAAGGCCTTTTTCTATGCCGAATATCAGACGGCAAACACCACGGGTCATCCGGTGCAACATGCCGAACTGGTAGCTGAATTTGTTTCCTGTGCAAAACGTACACTAGCTCGCATGCTGGTCATAATAATGAGCTTAGGATTTGGTATTGTTAAGCCACGACTGGGACCAATGCTGCATCGCGTTGTGGGCGTTGGCGCAATCTATTTCATACTAGCCTGCGTTGAGGCCTACATGCGCATCACCAAGGATATAACTGAGCGCAGTGATCTATGGGTGGCCGCCATACCGCTAGGTGTACTTGATACATCCATTATTTGGTGGATTTTCAACTCGCTAGTGCAGACGACTCGTACATTACGCTTACGCAG AAATATGGTGAAATTGACGCTGTACAAACACTTTACCAAGACACTAATATTTGCTGTTATTGCTTCGGTTATCTTCATGCTATTCGCCCTTCGTTTGCATAATACTCAAAATTGCACTCCA GGTTGGCATGACAGTTGGCTTAACACAGCCTTTTGGCATATGCTCttctcattgctgctgctggtcatcATGATACTCTGGCGGCCAACAAATAACAATCAGCGTTATGCTTTCACGCCTCTACTAGATAATCCAGAAGACGAAGATGAAGAGG ATGAAGAAGACCAGTTTGTGGCTGATGCCTATGGCGTTAAAATGCGCAGCACACAATCAAATGGTACAGCAAAAACGCCATCCAATTCACGTGCAGCGACTACCACAGAGGAAGATGATTTACGCTGGGTTGAGGAGCATATACCGTCTGCAATGGGTGATTCTACGCTTCCAGTGCTTGACTCGGACGAAGAGATCATTAATACAAAGTTTGAAGTTtcaaaaatgcaataa
- the LOC108599398 gene encoding F-actin-capping protein subunit beta, translating to MSEMQMDCALDLMRRLPPQQIEKNLIDLIDLTPDLCEELLSSVDQPLKIAKDKEHGKDYLLCDYNRDGDSYRSPWSNSYFPPLEDGQMPSERLRKLEIEANYAFDQYREMYYEGGVSSVYLWDLDHGFAAVILIKKAGDGSKMIRGCWDSIHVVEVQEKTTGRTAHYKLTSTAMLWLQTNKQGSGTMNLGGSLTRQTEQDANVSESSPHIANIGKMVEEMENKIRNTLNAIYFGKTKDIVNGLRSTQSLADQREQAAMKQDLAAAILRRNVKPESN from the exons ATG TCGGAAATGCAAATGGATTGTGCGTTGGATCTGATGAGGCGGTTGCCACCTCAGCAGATTGAGAAGAATCtgattgatttgattgatCTAACGCCAGATTTATGCGAGGAGCTGTTGTCCTCGGTAGATCAGCCGCTAAAAATTGCCAAAGACAAGGAACATGGCAAGGACTATTTGCTTTGTGATTATAACCGCGATGGCGACTCCTATCGATCTCCCTGGTCCAATAGCTATTTTCCTCCCTTAGAGGATGGACAAATGCCATCGGAGCGCTTGCGCAAGTTAGAAATCGAAGCCAATTATGCCTTCGATCAGTATCGTGAAATGTACTATGAGGGCGGCGTCTCATCCGTTTATCTGTGGGACTTGGATCACGGTTTTGCTGCTGTGATACTAATCAAAAAAGCAGGTGATGGTAGTAAAATGATACGTGGCTGCTGGGACTCCATACATGTGGTGGAAGTGCAGGAGAAAACTACTGGTCGCACGGCGCACTACAAGCTCACTTCAACGGCAATGCTATGGctgcagacaaacaaacagggCTCAGGCACTATGAATCTGGGCGGCTCGCTAACACGGCAGACTGAGCAGGATGCTAATGTAAGCGAATCCTCGCCACATATTGCAAACATTGGCAAAATGGTTGAGGAGATGGAGAACAAGATACGCAACACTCTTAACGCAATTTACTTTGGCAAAACCAAAGATATTGTCAACGGCTTGCGCAGCACACAGTCCTTGGCCGATCAGCGCGAGCAGGCGGCTATGAAACAGGATCTGGCAGCCGCAATACTGAGACGCAATGTTAAACCCGAATCGAACTGA
- the LOC108608556 gene encoding LOW QUALITY PROTEIN: zinc finger protein chinmo (The sequence of the model RefSeq protein was modified relative to this genomic sequence to represent the inferred CDS: substituted 1 base at 1 genomic stop codon), with the protein MDPQQQFCLKWNSYSSNLAITFSNLFKSDLLADVILSCDGVVFKAHKLILAACSKKFADLFETTPTNGQCVIILEATTSDNMAALLEFMYKGEVHVSQEALNSFLKSAESLQVKGLSTETGRLAAQQAQQQHMVGDLSPLDSPTGRRSMRNSLSGSGAVGAAGNGAISGNGNGLSLASAFSGMAAAGGMAAAASIAASGLSALATSAGALDRCGSAGGNIGSGSPSGIGPLSAGSGGGGNGGSSSVGGNNGPISLGSGAGAALHLGGGSTNIMKQECDSLMHPSSSSSMGYVPPMYHRPMQPFNEPLRKRPLRSPFAEQELRGSVLRDGSKNSSECPSPVNKPPYHRPSSSASSTAPTEADTMHSERASPQSSRYENNSPSTTAGNGNTPSHLVRIVKSERNNGSANEANDDDRELMDESTDNGAEDLRVKLENSNFSPPPANSNTSSTTPNALLENLKNADGSLSGNLAASIAPADMLNVWNATKMNNKNSVNTADGKKLKCLYCDRLYGYETNLRAHIRQRHQGIRVPCPFCERTFTRNNTVRRHIAREHKQEIGLAAGATIAPAHVAAAAAAAAAANHSPXEAAATAAAAVVMSAHKEAAKQRKRKSLKMALEKCMQRRDAMAAEGGTGAGEQGGEQAAAAAAAAAARAAQDLLSFGQQQQHHVHHELAMQIKAAMAAEQEQREQQQRAEAMDTTAHNTTTNTSAATETSATTTTTTTTMTGDASTTTTDGSDAEASEAPSLAMDIDEPMRSPEMQPESELVVVEPKIEPLSDSEEDEQEEHMPFAEEPLDDDADDGMQRTPTPTSQMMPHEVPMLTSTPKVNVDANNE; encoded by the exons ATGGATCCACAACAGCAGTTCTGCCTCAAATGGAACAGTTACTCGTCCAATCTAGCAATCACATTCTCCAACCTATTCAAATCGGATCTGCTGGCCGATGTTATATTATCCTGCGATG GCGTCGTCTTCAAAGCCCACAAACTTATATTGGCCGCCTGCTCGAAGAAGTTTGCCGATCTGTTTGagaccacgcccacaaatgGCCAGTGCGTCATCATCCTGGAGGCGACCACGTCGGACAACATGGCCGCACTGCTGGAGTTCATGTACAAGGGAGAGGTGCATGTGTCCCAAGAGGCGCTCAACAGTTTCCTCAAGTCCGCCGAGAGTCTGCAG GTCAAGGGTCTGTCCACGGAGACTGGTCGCTTGGCCGCCCAGCAggctcaacaacaacacatggTCGGCGATCTATCGCCGCTGGACTCACCCACCGGACGACGCAGCATGCGCAACAGTctaagcggcagcggcgcagtCGGAGCTGCGGGCAACGGCGCCATTTcgggcaacggcaatggccTGAGCCTGGCCAGCGCCTTCAGCGGCATGGCAGCGGCCGGCGGCATGGCTGCGGCTGCTAGCATAGCCGCCAGCGGATTGAGCGCCTTGGCGACGAGCGCAGGCGCGCTGGATCGCTGCGGCAGCGCGGGTGGCAACATCGGCAGCGGCTCGCCCTCGGGCATTGGCCCATTGAgcgctggcagcggcggcggcggcaatggcggcagcagcagcgtcggaGGCAACAACGGACCCATCAGTCTGGGCAGCGGCGCTGGCGCCGCACTGCACTTGGGCGGCGGCTCCACCAACATAATGAAGCAGGAGTGCGACTCGCTGATGCATCCGAGCAGCTCCTCCTCGATGGGCTATGTGCCGCCCATGTACCACCGTCCCATGCAGCCGTTCAACGAGCCGCTGCGGAAGCGTCCGCTGCGCAGTCCCTTCGCCGAGCAGGAGCTGCGCGGCAGTGTGCTGCGAGATGGCTCCAAGAACTCGTCCGAGTGCCCCAGTCCAGTGAACAAGCCGCCGTACCATCGACCCTCGTCCAGCGCCAGCTCCACAGCGCCCACAGAGGCGGACACAATGCACTCGGAGCGCGCTTCGCCGCAGTCCAG TCGCTACGAGAACAACAGTCCCAGCACCACGGCGGGCAATGGCAACACCCCCAGCCACCTGGTGCGCATTGTCAAGTCGGAGCGCAACAATGGCAGCGCCAACGAGGCCAATGATGACGACCGCGAGCTCATGGATGAGTCCACAGAT AACGGCGCCGAGGATCTGCGCGTCAAGCTGGAGAACTCAAACTTCTCACCGCCACCAGCGAACTCGAACACCTCGTCGACCACACCGAACGCGCTGCTGGAGAACCTGAAAAACGCCGACGGCTCGTTGTCGGGCAACTTGGCTGCGTCCATAGCGCCGGCGGACATGCTGAACGTGTGGAACGCCACGAAGatgaacaacaagaacagcgtGAACACCGCCGACGGCAAGAAGCTCAAGTGTCTCTACTGCGACCGCCTCTACGGCTACGAGACGAACCTGCGCGCCCACATCCGGCAGCGCCATCAGGGCATCCGAGTGCCCTGTCCATTCTGCGAGCGAACCTTCACGCGGAACAACACCGTGCGGCGCCACATCGCCCGGGAGCACAAGCAGGAGATTGGCCTGGCGGCCGGCGCCACCATTGCGCCGGCCCAtgtggcggcagcggcggcggcagcagcggccgcCAATCACTCACCATAGGAAGCAGccgcaacggcagcggcagcagtagTCATGAGCGCGCACAAGGAGGCGGCGAAGCAGCGTAAACGTAAATCACTCAAGATGGCATTGGAGAAGTGCATGCAGCGGCGGGACGCGATGGCCGCTGAGGGCGGCACTGGGGCAGGGGAGCAGGGGGGCGaacaggcggcggcggctgcagcagcggctgcggcgCGGGCGGCGCAGGATCTGCTGAGCTttgggcagcaacagcagcatcatgtGCACCACGAGCTGGCGATGCAAATCAAGGCGGCCATGGCCGCCGAGCAGGAGCAGCgcgagcagcaacagcgggcGGAGGCCATGGACACCACGGCCCACAACACGACCACAAACACATCGGCGGCCACTGAAACgtcggcgacgacgacgacgacaacgacgacaatgACGGGCGATGCGTCGACCACAACAACCGACGGCAGCGATGCGGAGGCCAGCGAGGCACCCTCGCTAGCCATGGACATTGATGAGCCCATGCGCTCACCCGAAATGCAGCCAGAGTCGGAGCTTGTTGTGGTCGAGCCCAAGATCGAGCCGTTGTCGGACAGCGAGGAGGACGAGCAGGAGGAGCATATGCCCTTCGCGGAGGAGCCTCTCGACGACGATGCCGACGATGGCATGCAacgcacgcccacgcccacaagcCAAATGATGCCACACGAGGTGCCCATGTTGACCTCCACGCCCAAGGTCAATGTGGATGCCAATAACGAgtaa